A region of Haliotis asinina isolate JCU_RB_2024 chromosome 7, JCU_Hal_asi_v2, whole genome shotgun sequence DNA encodes the following proteins:
- the LOC137291865 gene encoding uncharacterized protein, whose product MRFTIEALEIRMREKFRTTAVVDRSGRKGTSHDLVSIKEGSVGKTEEGSQDQLMLTYKRSFLMGLDEQDGSLMKVWGKQRPMACMQRTAKSSESWKAGRL is encoded by the exons atgagatttacaatagaagctttggAGATTCGGATGCGTGAAAAATTTAGAACAAcagcagtcgtcgatcgcagcgggagaaaaggaacatcccacgatctggtcag cataaaggagggaagtgttggaaaaactgaagaaggcagccaggaccaactcatgttgacatacaaaag aagctttttgatgggtttggatgaacaagatggatcacttatgaaggtgtggggaaagcaGAGGCCCATGGCTTGTATGCAAAGGAcggcaaaaagttcaga aagctggaaagcaggaaggctgtga